A stretch of DNA from Electrophorus electricus isolate fEleEle1 chromosome 18, fEleEle1.pri, whole genome shotgun sequence:
AGTCACAGCTGGGTCTCAAACACTTGGATCCCATCTATTTTTTGGGCATTAGTCCATTTTCTCAGTGTTAACCGTgaattcaccccccccccccccgaaggTTTCCCATCAGTGtatatgaaaaatatcaaaTCGCCCAAAAAATCCTATagctgaaaactgaaaaaagtttAGCTAGCTGCAGCTGTGAATAAACGGTTGCATGTCTACCAATCTGACAGACTCTCCTTGTCTCCAAACCGACAACATTGCTTTGTGTATGCCTGGGCGAATAAATATGCAGTGATGGATGGCACTGTCTGGACAGAGTCCCACATTCGTCTAGTGCAGAGGCAGTTTTGCTGAATTTAAAGCTCAcctcaataaacaaacaatttttattATTCCACCAGTACTTGCTGTGTGATGCAGCAGCTTATACTAGCTTTGTGAAAAGCTTCCTTTTGCACTAGCAAGGACCCGTCTCTTCCTTGCCTGGTCACAAACATCCAAAAGGCGCTTCTCAGACCGACCTCGtcaaaacattaacaaaaggGTCAGTGGGTCCAAAAACCCATGTCAACAGCATGGAATTCTCCAGCTGATTTAGGCCAAACTTTCGACCGAACATGACCACTGTTCTCCAAAGTTTACCGGACTCCCCCTCTGTAGCATTGTGCAAGCCATGCGTCCACTGAGCGATGGAAGATGGTTAAACGTAGAAACGGAGGACgtgttgaaaaaaataaaaaataaataaataataatttttttttaaaaaggagaccTGCACAACACGCAGAGAAAGCCTACTGGAATTACCCCACGACGTTGGTAACACTCATCCCTTCAATAGCGATTAGGCTGCTCTGTGGTCAGTAGTGTCATTTCACAACTGGTGGGGCACAGTGAAACATGCACGGGTGGCATCCACCTGATCGACGACACCACACGCCAGCGCAGCTAATCATTCAAAACGGGGCACAAGCGCGGCACGTAAACAGTAGCTGGCGCTAGAATTCTGGGGCAAAGTTGGGGGCATGACGAATCATAGTCATAGGATCTCACACACCTCTTACAGTAGAAGCCTAACCTTGTATGACTGCAGGCTTATGCGATTGGAACGATctcaaaacatttcagtgcagGGAAACGCAGCGCAGACAGAAAATGGCTAAACAACGCAGATACAGAAAACGCACTGAGGCGCGCCATTCTGTTCCTTCATTCTATTCACCGAAGGCACGGTGAGCGTGTGCATGCGGTCTTCTCAACTCCCCCCGACGCAGAAAGGGCCGGCCCGTGCTCAGACAAAGACTGCCAGGACCAGAACAGACCTTTTTACACAACTCGCACAGGACGGCGTTTGCGATTTACAGGACAGCACCAGCGTCATCTTGCATAACACACACGCAGTAATATTAGAAACGCAGAACGTTTCCTGCCGGTTGAGCTGAATCGCACCTCATGCTGCGGCCTGCTCTACAGTGACATCTGGTGGCGCCCCACCGACTCCTAACGGAGAGACACCTCCGGCTGGCTGGTAGAAAAGCCGTTCTGCAGCTCAAGAAAAACTCTTGAGTATTGAAAAAAACTCCATTTATAACCTGCTGGAGGGCTTTTTAGCTTGGAATTCTGCCGAGATGTCGATTTTCACTGATGTTTATCAGAAACATGCTTTTGTTCTGATTACCTGACACGGAacaggtgtttttgtgtgtgactgtggtgCCGCCGAGAATGTCTGAAGATCCTGCAGTCTGGAGACTTCTTAAGAGAGCTTTGCCTTTATGCAAGGCCATTAAGAAAGAAACGGAGAAAGCGACAATCAAAAGAGCTATTAGGCACAGGTTGAGATCGAATGGACCACATTGGGCCTGTCACCCAACGGTCAAACACAGCACGAGGATCAGTCTACCGCATCCATAGAACAGTTGTCCATGAAGGcatggaggaaggagaggaagggGCTCTTTTTCCTGCCATCACAACTGCAGACTAGTGTGTGTCATTTGGCTGCTGCCTCCGTCTGCCCGGTGTCAAATAGGAGGCCAGGCAGATTCCACAGGAGAGAAGCTCCTTCTGCTCCAGACAGACCAAACACAAACCCCCTGACCCACTCACCTGCAGACACGctgcatgagtgcatgtgtgtgtgtatagggagagtgcatgcacgcgcgcgcacacacacacacaccatgaagtGTGGTATTTAAAACTTACTTGCGATATCCTACACATACAGGCTGAAGTATGCTATACACTCCCTGAATGGTGGAGCTATAGGAAGCTCACAAAAACACCTGGCACAGATGGGAACCGCAGGCCCAATCCCAAGGCCTGTGGAACACCTGAAGACTCACTTGTTCATGAGGTCGAAGCCCTGATCAGAGAGCAGCGCTCCAAATCGCTTGCGCAGGTTGTTGTAGGGGTAATCTGTAAAAGTCATCTTCTTCACAGCAGGCAACTCGACGTAGCCTGGCCAGATTTTCTCACTGGGAGAGCCGAGGTCCTACAacacaggaagaaagaaaaatcacacacgcgcacacatgccgtctctcacacgcacacgggttggccggggggggggggcgtcttGCCAGACGCACTCCACTCCCTGTGAATATTAAAAGTACAACGAACAAACTCTCGAATTCAATACTAGACAGCTGATCTAGccggtgtgtgcatgtgcgcatgtgtgtgtgttgaggagagTGCATAGCATGGATAAAGTACACCAACTGGTTCATGTTTACAGGATTGGCAAAGTCCCTCATAAAATATTCATTGTGTGGTTAGGTGAATCATTATTTTCCTACTCCTTAAGCTTTGATTTTCGCAGGGAAATGTAGACAGAAcgacagagtcagagagagacatacagtcaatcagagagagagagagagagagagagcacgagcacacatgcaaaaaaacccGAAAGACGTGAAGAAAAACTTGTCTTCCCAGGGATGTGTCAATCTGAACTGAAACTCACCTTGAATATTTTGTTGATTTGGTCAATCTCAGACTTGCCAGGGAAGAGGGGTTTCTGGGTGAGGAGCTCCCCGAATATGCAGCCCACTGACCACATGTCCACAGCCGTAGAGTACTCCTGTCATGTACAGGACAATCAAACACTCTTACGGTTCCCAACTTTACGTTCCATTTCCATGGAAAAGCTGAAATTTGATTCCCAAATGGCTAATGAAGGGAGTGACGCAGCTTCTGCTGTGTTAATTACTGGACATGTCTGCAGCAGGACTGGCTGAACGGCTACTCACTGACCTTTGCCCCCAGAAGCAGCTCTGGGCCACGGTACCACAGGGTGACCACCACAGGTGTGTAAGGTTTCAGAGGAGAGCCATACTCTCGTGCTAGACCAAAATCCCCAATCTAtggaacacagaaactgatgaGCATAGTTTATcctcacagaaaacaaatagtAACACTGTTACCGTTCAAAATACTGAATTTCAGACTCTCATACTTTCGGTGAATAGCAaatttacacacaaatgcatctgCAGGAAAACTTCAAAAGGCTTGTTAATATAGCTGACTGACTCGAGAGTGAGAAGAAAGGTTATTGAATGCTCGTCTGGATGAAAAGAATTCCGGTTTTCAGTTCGGACAAGAATGGCACCTTTAAAATCCCCTTGTGGCTCAGCAGCAGGTTGGAGGTCTTCAGGTCACGATGCAGGATCCAGTTGTCATGGAGGTGGCGAACTCCTCTCAACAGCTGCACCATTAGAGTTTTCACCTCCCCTACACGCAGAGAGGTGGTTCAAATATCTTTAATATGTGCAGTCTGCATTTCATGTTAAAAAGGCAAGAAAGCAAAGGAAGCCAGCAGTGTGGGAATGACGATTACGTCACTCTACCTGGGAGAAAGGGCTGCTTCATAGTCTCCATTAGACTCTTCAGGTCATGTTCCACATAGTTCATCACTATGTAGATCTTATCCATGTTACTGCCCACCACTATCTCCTACAAGTGCGGACACGCCAGAGATGTGTTAACTTTTTATTGCAATATTCCTGCAACCAATTTATGAACCCACTACTTTAAGATAAACTGAGAAACCATTCAATGCACTTAAACAACAAATACTTTGGAACATTCAATTTCTTGAATTGGGTTAAAAACCTTTCCAGGCTGAAAACGTGATCCCCGTGCATAAGGCCAGTGGAAAACACTTAGCGGGTCCAAGGGCTCACCCGGACGGTGACGATGTTGGGGTGCTGGGCCTTCAGAATGGTGTTGATCTCTCGGAGGGAGGTGATGGGAAAgccctccttctccttctccatcttcAGCCTCTTGAGGGCCACGATCTCGTCAGTCTTCTTGTCCTTGGCTCTGTAGACCACGCCGTAAGTGCCTTCCTCTATCCGGTTCAGACACTGGAACTCCTCCACACTGCGGCAGCCCTGCATGCAAAAACACGACAGTCGCTTTGCGGCAGCCTCCAAGACGCCCGATTGCAAACTTCAATTATGATGGGATTCGGTTGGTAATTCTGAGTGTGGCTCTAACTGTCCAGAGATCTTATGTGCACAGGTGGAGACTACAGTGCAGCTATTGCCATCCTAATCAATGGTCAGCTTTTGACAGCAGGACTTTTGGCTGGTGGAGACCCAGCAGCGACAAAACTTCATAGCGCTGCTGTGCTTGATATGTATACCAGCGCAAGCACCACAACCATATCAGTGTAAGTGGTGGGCTGAGAACGGTCAATCAACCATGACCTGACCAGTGATGACCACACTGTTAACAGCAATTTGTCATGCAGTTGTAGCACATAAAATGCATCTAATACAAGAAGAGCCCCATATAAagttacctgtgtgtgtgcgcgcacgagGTAGGTGGTTCACATACTGACTTGTAAGTGTACAATTTCAAACGGTAGTGATTTATGGATGCACCAAATCCTCGAGGTAGGTTTATGAAGATGTGGCAACCCTGCGGTGTACCTGTAGGGCAGGCAGGTATTTGGGCAGTTCTTTTTTCAGTTCCACCGGAGAGACGGGCGGCGAGTCTGGGATGTAGTTGTCCTCCGGCGTGGCCGACTGCGAATGAGACTGAGGGGTCGCGTCGACCCCCTCTTcgtcttcctctccctcctcttcgtCACCACTCTCCTCGGAGTCATGATCAAAGCGCGACTCTGGGACTGAGGAGGAAAGTGCCCAACACATTCAACAGTTTGAAATGAACAACTTCTGTTGTAGCTATATGGAGCCTTCTGGATGCTTGCTTAGGTATTAAGATTTTCACAGGCTTTCACATCAAATCAGAACAAAACATGAGGCCAACGGGTCTACTTGATCGACTGCTGCAAGTTGTCAtgacaacttttttttcccccctttagAATATTTTACTGTCTTatggaagtaaataaacagatgacAGCTAGTTCAAAATACAGTAACTTAAGCACTTGAGACTTAAGAGGGAGAAGCCCACACAATGTTCACACTGTTTCCATGCTCTTGTATTCTAATGGAGGTCATCACCCCCCACCTTCCATATTTTATCAGATCTTGTGGTTTTTATCCGTTTTTATTCCCCCTTTCCTCCCTCCAGGTTGAAAGGATCGTTGGGCGCGGATTAATCCGAGGAAGCCCTGTCCTGAACAAGGACCTCACAAGGGCTGCTTGCTGGGGATCGCAAGAAACATCTGAGTGTGCATTTGGCCTGTGCACTGCCGAGGTAGAGCTGAGAGGGCAAGCTGGGATATGAGGATGAGAGTCTGGTTTTAGGCCGTCCTCACCAGTGGGTATGTGGCTgctgttctccctctcctcctcctcctcctcctcctcctcttcctcctccgaCTGCTCCTCGTCGCTGACATCATCTgcggaaagagagggagaaaaataaaaacaaaaacataccaGGGCCGGATTAACCACAGCGGTCCTTGCACGTAATTCTAGGTGCCCCTTCAGATTCCATTAACAGCTGGTCTGAGCCAATATATTTGGGCCTATTGGTGACCAAAATCCACTGACCTGCACTCTGCTCAGATCCTTCAGACTCTGATCCAGACTCCCCCTCTTCATTTCCCTCACTCTGGCTGCTGgactcctcttcttcctcatcatcttcctcGGAGGCCGAACCTGATgctttaattacacacatcatACGCATCACACCAGTTACCACTGGCcctttaattacacacatcatACCAGTTACCACTGGCcctttaattacacacatcatACCAGTTACCACTGGCcctttaattacacacatcatACGTATCATACCAGTTACCACTGGCcctttaattacacacatcatACGTATCATACCAGTTACCACTGGCcctttaattacacacatcatACGTATCATACCAGTTACCACTGGCCCTCTAATTACACACATCATACGTATCATACCAGTTACCACTGGCCCTCTAATTACACACATCATACGTATCATACCAGTTACCACTGGCcctttaattacacacatcatACGCATCACACCAGTTACCACTGGCcctttaattacacacatcatACCAGTTACCACTGGCcctttaattacacacatcatACCAGTTACCACTGGCcctttaattacacacatcatACGTATCATACCAGTTACCACTGGCCCTCTAATTACACACATCATACGTATCATACCAGTTACCACTGGCcctttaattacacacatcatACGTATCATACCAGTTACCACTGGCcctttaattacacacatcatACGTATCATACCAGTTACCACTGGCcctttaattacacacatcatACGTATCATACCAGTTACCACTGGCCctttaattacacacaggaaacaaaagcAGCTACAACTGGTATGTAAACAGCCTACACACACTGGTCAATATTTGGACTAGTTTCCGGGAACGTACACGCGTGCATGCCTCTTACCCATCGAGGACTCTGCTGTGCtagtctttctctcactgtcactGATATCCTGGAGGTCAGCCAGCAGGTCTCTGTCTTCTGGCTTCTCTTCtttcactgaagaaaaaaagaggaggacatttttttaaaatttatttattctccAGAAAACATCACCAGATCTTTaaaccccccccctccaaaaaaacaTCAAGTGTTGAAAACCGCTGGCACATCCAGCAGCCCAGATTATGTTCGGTGTCTGTTGTGTAACTTCATCCTTCCTGCAGTAAATGCTTCTCGGCACTTTAACGGGCGCCTTGCATAAAGAACAgcactaaagaaaaaaacaaaacaaaacgtgaGGGAAAACGGGTGATGTGACGAGCTCGGGGCAGCAGCCCACCAGACCACAAGACATACCGCGCCGGTGATGGAACGCTAATGGCTAGCACACACCGTTCAAAGTGTCTTATTACCACGCCGGGCTAGACTGGCCCATTAAGGTCTGCAGGAAAAACCCTGGCTGAACCTCACTTTACAGTGTGGAAATAACCTGGTATGTACTCATAAATGACATCTAGAATGGTAATAACACTAACAGACCACTAGTAACTTGCAGCATCGGTGCAAGAAGAAATGAGCATGTCTATTTTGTGATTTCACGTGACATCAAGCTGACAGTTACCAGTTAGGCCAAGGTGCACGAAGTATCGACCAAACCTTTCGGGTTCTTTGGTTATAAGGGCAGCAGTTatcatgtgtgttcatatcCTCCCCTGTATTGTAATGATCTGGAAGATTCTTCACATTGTAGCAAAAAGGCTGCATTAGTTATTATCATTGCGTTAGGCATcagtgtgagtgattgtaaaagctaatatatatctgtaaagaaagaaaggtgctatataaatgtaaattataacaataacaacaacaataacgtGTGGAAACTTGACAGCCTAGTAGTATATCATACAACTGAAGTTCTGAAGCTTGAAAAAGTGTAGCTTTCCAAAAAGAAGCAGAGGGTGTTAAACGGGACCCCGCAAAGGTCGCTGGAGACCTTTAGCCATGATTGCTGGCACTGAAAACGTACCAATATTACAGTCCAATCCGCAATTACTCCAGTTATGATTTTAAATTCGGTTGGTTCCGTCATCAAAAGACTAGTAGCTAgtctttgtttttcagaatgattagaatgttcttttcttttgagAAAAGCGTTCAAGCATCCGTTCACACTTTGCCAAGGAAGCAGAGTAGGGTAGCTACTCCACCTCCCCGTCAGTAGTCCCCGTGTGGTGAACTATCCAAAGGCTTCAAATCTCACTCCATTACTGAGAACACATTGGAACATGTGGTATTACACGGCAATGTATCTagtgtttggttggttggtttgatTGAGCCATGTGCCCGTCCCATTTATCTGTCGCGAACACTAAGGTCGTGGTGATCCCAACGTGGCGTGCGTGGCCAGACTCGCCTGGCCTCCGTCGTTCGTCACTCTCGGCCCTGGGCTCTCTCTGCTGCCGAGCCGGGCTCCGGCTCCGGCTCCGGCTGCGGCTCCGGTGCCGGGACTTTGCTTTGTCTGCGTGCTCTTCGACGGTGCCGCCCCGGTGGTGGGAGGGTGGGCCTGGGGTGAGGGGACAGAACGAGGTTGGAGCTGCTCATGGAGGACAGTGATGGTCTGAGTTGAGTTGCTTACCAAACATGCAGTCTGCAGGGCTACATGGACTGAGATCAACTTTCAAATGCACTGCTCGCCAGGAAGGCCAGcagttaaatacataaatagtataaaatgtgttttttttttttgtttttttaaattacaccCACAAAAGGGTATCCAATACCTTCGCGGCGCGCCTCGCGCTCTTTGCGCCTCTCTTCAGCGcgccgctctctctctttgtgctcACGCTGctccttctgctgctgctcGCGCAGCTTCCGCTCGCGCTCGCGCTGGCGCTCCAGCTGCTCCAGCCGGTCCCTGCGGGCGGCACCCGGGCCCCGGAGGGTTAGTGGAGACCAGCCTAGGGGTTCGTCGCTCGCAACCCACAGGCTGGGTGGCCCCGTCCCGGAGCCAGGAAATACAACGTTTCACTTTCAGGTAAACCTATTATGACCAACACACTGAAGGAACATGCAGATAACTATTAACCAAAAGACTACAACAAAAAGTACAACAAAAGCTGatactgttcttttttttaaagtcatacTCCTGTAACCTAAAAGCAGTCATGTATTTAAGATTTTGATTCATACTTTAAATTCATGGTATACATTACTACCGACAGCAAGCAAAATATCAAATATCCTTGATCCAGGACTGTTTATTGGCAATGGTGCACTACAAACTACTTTTGTACTAAGCTTGCTGAACACTGCTGGAGGCATCTATGAGTTACAGCATTTAAGGCCAAAAAGAAACCACTGCTCTAGTTGATTGATCTTTGAGAGCCAGACATTCCCTCAGCTATTTACGTTTCAAATTGCGGGGTTCTCGGCGGTTTTGGCGACCGTGGCCAGAACAGCGCGGAGCCAGTGCACTAAGGCACATTCTGTGTACAGCTGAAAACCGGCAGACTAAACAGTCTGCAGACTTTGGGATCGGCTTGTCCCTTGAATATGCGGTGTGCCGTTAAAACCCTCTCTAAGCAACGTGGCGCACTTCACGGCCGTCTCTGAGGTATAGCAGTGAAGCGAGGGAGAGTGTGCGTCACCTCTCTCTGCGGGAGTGGGCCCTGGCCTGGTCGCGTCGTTTCTGTCGCTCGTAGTCGCGGCGAGCCTTGTTGTCCTCCTGCCACTGACGCTTCCTCCTTTCGTTCTCCCGCTCCTTCTCCTTGTCTTTCGCCCGGCCGTGTTTCCCTGCTTTGGGGGAAACGAGCGTTTGCTGTTGTGCGGCCAAAGCGACGGCGTGGCTTTTGGCCCGGGCGAGGACGCGCTTGGTTGGGGGGGCTGTGGCCTACCTCCTTCCGCCGAGTGGCTCCGGtgcctcctcttctccttccgCTTCTCCTCCTTTCTGTGGTACGACTTGTCCTTCCTCGCCATCTGCTGTGGGGGCTTGATGGCCAGTGATtcgtcctcctctcctctggggATGGggatagggagagggagagagagcttgtCAAGAAAACTCAGCTTCAGTGCACTGCTTGATGCCTGAGCactcaaaatgaaacaaaaaaaattcatcCTCCAGTAAGCTGGACATGCAATCACTGTCGCAGGCAGATATGAATGTGAAGTTGGACAGCTTCCTGCCACGGTAGGACATCGCGGCGAACTTAGAGGCTGCATGGGAGGAGGAATGTGAAGGCCGAGCCGCTCCCACACCTGTCTTCAATCGAGTCCTCCCGCACGTACGGAGAGTTCCGGATTGTTATTTCCATCCTGTGGTCCCGCAGCTCTCCTTCCTCCGGAGTGTCCCGTTTTGATTCCCGATCATCCGTCTGCCCACAGAGGAAGCGAGGAGAGAGGCTGCTTTGGTCAAAGAGTACGTATACCTAACGTTAAAAATCACTGGCGAAACGCAGGCACTTAAACAATTCAATTTACACCAAATGTGCAAAACATTTAGGACACCCCCAGGGCCACACTCTCTGCTCAGAAGCGACAGACCTGGTTAATCCAAGAGTAACCCTCACTCACCTCCccttaaaaacactttaatcaGTGCAGATGAATACAGTAGGATGGGTTAAAGAtcatattttgttaatatattagTTATGTAAGACAAAGATCTGACGTGGCGGAGGCTAAACAACAAATATACTTTTGGTGACAACAGGTTTGACTGTGCGGAACAGCAAGATCCACAGTTCAATCCAATGTGCATCTAAAAAGGTAAGTGGAATACAATACCAAACTAAAGATGTCACATAGGTTTTGTACACTTAGTAGATATTGATTTCACCATTATACAGCTTTAAGGAACGACCTGAGACCTGGAATAATCATCCCAAAGAAGGATTCATCATTTGGCAGAGCTTCAAATCATTAATCTGGAACTAAGGATGgaacattacatttttcaggCGCTTGGCATCGGTTTTCTCCTCGAGCTCTCGTCTGCgttttttttcttgcaaaaTTTCATCGAGCGTTTTCACTTTCCAGGTCTCTTTTTCGTCCCCCATCAGCTCCAAGTCGCCACCAACTGCAAGACAAGAGCAACATGGAGCAAACCACGTCGCAGCTACGTCATTCATTTAAACGGTTACAGAGGTCAGGATGCTACTGAAGAGTACCCATATTACCTGGCCAGACAATGCAATtgaacagcaaacaagcaagcCCACATTTCTTTCCAACTCTACAACCGCAGTTTTTAAAGGACGTTTTCCATCAGTGGGATCATTTCAATACAACCACTGGCGGTTCTCGATCAATTCCTGATTGTAGAACGTGTGTAAATCACAAGTGAGCAGGAGAGTTAGTGGGTTGGTCTGACCATGAAATGTAAACTTAAGCTCTATACCCACTCTCATCACAGGTCATGAAAATCGACTTGGCAATATCCTATAAGCCCTTAGTATATTTTTCATTGCAGGAACGTCGACGTCTCACTGGTAAACAGAGAAACCTAACAAAGCCCAAAGTTTTTGTAGTATACGAGGTGCTGGCTCGCTGGCAACCGAAAGCCCACGTTCTTACATACCTAGCTCTCTAGCCAGCCAAAAAGGTCTTGCAAACTTAGTTTTAGACACCTTTAACGGAACACCGACGCTCTTTTACCGTCTGCGAAGGCTCGATATCCGAGTGAACTGGACTGTCTCGTTTTTCGTAACCATGCTAACGCTAGCCAGCTAGCGAGCGGGCTCACGGCATTCTGCCATCCAAGATAACTATCTTTACTTAATCTCTACACCATTCATTAGACGAGTGAACGATCCCAGCATCGCTAAACGTCTCATAATATTTACGCGGATTCTCTCCGACATGAACTCGCGGAATGTTAACTGGAATAAAGTAATTTACAAACCTGAGTTTTACTCGGCGCGTTTTTAAAACACCGGAAAAACAAATAACTTCTTTCGCCTTCTGAAAAAGTACTTCCGGGTTATTCCTAGAGGCAAAAGTAAATATTGCCATCTAGTGCACCAGGTCGGTTATTCGAAGGGCAAGCACAACAGGAATGGTAGTTCTAGCTTGTTTCACAGCCAACAAAGGCTCTCTTCATGACTGGGATCTTGATTACGCGAAGGAAAGTATGCCCCACCCCAAACCTAGTTAGTAATTCCTTGCAATGTGCCAGTTATGAGAAACCGAGCAACAAGAGTCAAACAACT
This window harbors:
- the cdk11b gene encoding cyclin-dependent kinase 11B isoform X4, with translation MGDEKETWKVKTLDEILQEKKRRRELEEKTDAKRLKNTDDRESKRDTPEEGELRDHRMEITIRNSPYVREDSIEDRGEEDESLAIKPPQQMARKDKSYHRKEEKRKEKRRHRSHSAEGGKHGRAKDKEKERENERRKRQWQEDNKARRDYERQKRRDQARAHSRRERDRLEQLERQRERERKLREQQQKEQREHKERERRAEERRKEREARREGPPSHHRGGTVEEHADKAKSRHRSRSRSRSRSPARQQREPRAESDERRRPVKEEKPEDRDLLADLQDISDSERKTSTAESSMASGSASEEDDEEEEESSSQSEGNEEGESGSESEGSEQSADDVSDEEQSEEEEEEEEEEEERENSSHIPTVPESRFDHDSEESGDEEEGEEDEEGVDATPQSHSQSATPEDNYIPDSPPVSPVELKKELPKYLPALQGCRSVEEFQCLNRIEEGTYGVVYRAKDKKTDEIVALKRLKMEKEKEGFPITSLREINTILKAQHPNIVTVREIVVGSNMDKIYIVMNYVEHDLKSLMETMKQPFLPGEVKTLMVQLLRGVRHLHDNWILHRDLKTSNLLLSHKGILKIGDFGLAREYGSPLKPYTPVVVTLWYRGPELLLGAKEYSTAVDMWSVGCIFGELLTQKPLFPGKSEIDQINKIFKDLGSPSEKIWPGYVELPAVKKMTFTDYPYNNLRKRFGALLSDQGFDLMNKFLTYCPAKRISADEALMHEYFQETPRPIEPSMFPTWPAKSEQQRVKRGTSPRPPEGGLGYSQLGDDDLKDTGFHLTTANQGLSKSGPGFSLKF
- the cdk11b gene encoding cyclin-dependent kinase 11B isoform X2, with protein sequence MGDEKETWKVKTLDEILQEKKRRRELEEKTDAKRLKNTDDRESKRDTPEEGELRDHRMEITIRNSPYVREDSIEDRGEEDESLAIKPPQQMARKDKSYHRKEEKRKEKRRHRSHSAEGGKHGRAKDKEKERENERRKRQWQEDNKARRDYERQKRRDQARAHSRRESLWVASDEPLGWSPLTLRGPGAARRDRLEQLERQRERERKLREQQQKEQREHKERERRAEERRKEREARREGPPSHHRGGTVEEHADKAKSRHRSRSRSRSRSPARQQREPRAESDERRRPVKEEKPEDRDLLADLQDISDSERKTSTAESSMASGSASEEDDEEEEESSSQSEGNEEGESGSESEGSEQSADDVSDEEQSEEEEEEEEEEEERENSSHIPTVPESRFDHDSEESGDEEEGEEDEEGVDATPQSHSQSATPEDNYIPDSPPVSPVELKKELPKYLPALQGCRSVEEFQCLNRIEEGTYGVVYRAKDKKTDEIVALKRLKMEKEKEGFPITSLREINTILKAQHPNIVTVREIVVGSNMDKIYIVMNYVEHDLKSLMETMKQPFLPGEVKTLMVQLLRGVRHLHDNWILHRDLKTSNLLLSHKGILKIGDFGLAREYGSPLKPYTPVVVTLWYRGPELLLGAKEYSTAVDMWSVGCIFGELLTQKPLFPGKSEIDQINKIFKDLGSPSEKIWPGYVELPAVKKMTFTDYPYNNLRKRFGALLSDQGFDLMNKFLTYCPAKRISADEALMHEYFQETPRPIEPSMFPTWPAKSEQQRVKRGTSPRPPEGGLGYSQLGDDDLKDTGFHLTTANQGLSKSGPGFSLKF
- the cdk11b gene encoding cyclin-dependent kinase 11B isoform X3, yielding MGDEKETWKVKTLDEILQEKKRRRELEEKTDAKRLKNTDDRESKRDTPEEGELRDHRMEITIRNSPYVREDSIEDRGEEDESLAIKPPQQMARKDKSYHRKEEKRKEKRRHRSHSAEGAGKHGRAKDKEKERENERRKRQWQEDNKARRDYERQKRRDQARAHSRRERDRLEQLERQRERERKLREQQQKEQREHKERERRAEERRKEREARREGPPSHHRGGTVEEHADKAKSRHRSRSRSRSRSPARQQREPRAESDERRRPVKEEKPEDRDLLADLQDISDSERKTSTAESSMASGSASEEDDEEEEESSSQSEGNEEGESGSESEGSEQSADDVSDEEQSEEEEEEEEEEEERENSSHIPTVPESRFDHDSEESGDEEEGEEDEEGVDATPQSHSQSATPEDNYIPDSPPVSPVELKKELPKYLPALQGCRSVEEFQCLNRIEEGTYGVVYRAKDKKTDEIVALKRLKMEKEKEGFPITSLREINTILKAQHPNIVTVREIVVGSNMDKIYIVMNYVEHDLKSLMETMKQPFLPGEVKTLMVQLLRGVRHLHDNWILHRDLKTSNLLLSHKGILKIGDFGLAREYGSPLKPYTPVVVTLWYRGPELLLGAKEYSTAVDMWSVGCIFGELLTQKPLFPGKSEIDQINKIFKDLGSPSEKIWPGYVELPAVKKMTFTDYPYNNLRKRFGALLSDQGFDLMNKFLTYCPAKRISADEALMHEYFQETPRPIEPSMFPTWPAKSEQQRVKRGTSPRPPEGGLGYSQLGDDDLKDTGFHLTTANQGLSKSGPGFSLKF
- the cdk11b gene encoding cyclin-dependent kinase 11B isoform X1; protein product: MGDEKETWKVKTLDEILQEKKRRRELEEKTDAKRLKNTDDRESKRDTPEEGELRDHRMEITIRNSPYVREDSIEDRGEEDESLAIKPPQQMARKDKSYHRKEEKRKEKRRHRSHSAEGAGKHGRAKDKEKERENERRKRQWQEDNKARRDYERQKRRDQARAHSRRESLWVASDEPLGWSPLTLRGPGAARRDRLEQLERQRERERKLREQQQKEQREHKERERRAEERRKEREARREGPPSHHRGGTVEEHADKAKSRHRSRSRSRSRSPARQQREPRAESDERRRPVKEEKPEDRDLLADLQDISDSERKTSTAESSMASGSASEEDDEEEEESSSQSEGNEEGESGSESEGSEQSADDVSDEEQSEEEEEEEEEEEERENSSHIPTVPESRFDHDSEESGDEEEGEEDEEGVDATPQSHSQSATPEDNYIPDSPPVSPVELKKELPKYLPALQGCRSVEEFQCLNRIEEGTYGVVYRAKDKKTDEIVALKRLKMEKEKEGFPITSLREINTILKAQHPNIVTVREIVVGSNMDKIYIVMNYVEHDLKSLMETMKQPFLPGEVKTLMVQLLRGVRHLHDNWILHRDLKTSNLLLSHKGILKIGDFGLAREYGSPLKPYTPVVVTLWYRGPELLLGAKEYSTAVDMWSVGCIFGELLTQKPLFPGKSEIDQINKIFKDLGSPSEKIWPGYVELPAVKKMTFTDYPYNNLRKRFGALLSDQGFDLMNKFLTYCPAKRISADEALMHEYFQETPRPIEPSMFPTWPAKSEQQRVKRGTSPRPPEGGLGYSQLGDDDLKDTGFHLTTANQGLSKSGPGFSLKF